A stretch of Aphis gossypii isolate Hap1 unplaced genomic scaffold, ASM2018417v2 Contig00604, whole genome shotgun sequence DNA encodes these proteins:
- the LOC126554799 gene encoding uncharacterized protein LOC126554799: MNIQCYLGCCAHNLNLVISDAAKSSKQVTSFFETVQSIFNFFSSSAPRWSILAFGEADAKKIKAKVLKKLCVTRWEARHESIYSLKVRFIDVLKALTNISLTSSKTDEKSMSLSLKKKLESVEFIFLLCLWEEILKPLHGVSKSLQKKDTNLHNACENLKQATSTIKELRNNYHTLMETAKCMCTKWGIPQEFHVHRLKFGRRYFDEVDGDRRLDISEDNLRIKVFLPVIDTVIFQLDNRFQGLKKVIEYFDF; this comes from the coding sequence ATGAATATCCAGTGTTACTTGGGTTGTTGTGCACACAATTTAAACCTGGTTATTTCAGATGCTGCTAAAAGTTCAAAACAAGTTACATCTTTTTTTGAAACTGTGCAaagcatatttaatttttttagttcaagTGCTCCACGATGGTCAATTTTAGCTTTTGGCGAAGCTGatgccaaaaaaataaaagctaaaGTTCTGAAAAAGTTATGTGTGACAAGATGGGAAGCACGACATGAAtcgatttattcattaaaagtCAGATTTATTGATGTACTGAAAGCTTTAACAAATATATCCTTAACAAGTTCTAAAACCGACGAAAAAAGTATGAGTttatctttgaaaaaaaaattagaatctgTAGAATTTATTTTCCTTCTTTGTTTATGggaagaaattttaaaaccctTACACGGAGTGTCTAAGTCTCTTCAAAAAAAAGatacaaatttacataatGCATGTGAAAACTTGAAACAAGCTACATCTACAATTAAAGAATTgagaaataattatcatactttAATGGAAACAGCCAAATGTATGTGTACAAAATGGGGGATTCCTCAGGAATTTCATGTACATAGATTAAAGTTTGGAAGAAGATATTTTGATGAAGTAGATGGCGACCGTCGATTAGATATTTCAGAAGATAATTTAAGAATCAAGGTTTTTCTTCCAGTCATTGATacagtaatttttcaattagatAATCGATTCCAGGGTTTAAAAAaggtaattgaatattttgatttctaa
- the LOC114132300 gene encoding zinc finger MYM-type protein 1-like has product MSGHTGGVQAKLKEIHPKAIYVHCMAHKLNLVVIDMCKHLKDARNLFNGLEALYVHFSQPTKNKKMTDIQEKLGVKKTKIPQLSDTRWVCRYKSCNSVIANFKPILYILDEEIELQKDKDVAQAIGLLSTIKNGKFVVYLFVLNDVLKIINILSTQLQSKSTTLGKSSSLVCGVIDTLKNNRSDVYFDNLWNDVTIFCEEHDVSLDIPSQGGSKRRRREPTYLQQYAVLSTTSAEEYRVNDVLMGTSINKNYCKMHCFYPILDIIIVNMEKQFSPKSMEIAQSVDNFLKLNFNESLQFINHIR; this is encoded by the exons ATGTCAGGTCATACTGGTGGAGTTCAGGCTAAGCTTAAAGAAATACATCCTAAAGCTATTTATGTACACTGTATGGCACACAAATTAAACCTTGTGGTCATTGATAtgtgtaaacatttaaag gacGCACggaatttatttaatggcTTGGAAGCGTTGTATGTTCATTTTAGTCAAcctacgaaaaataaaaaaatgaccgACATTCAAGAAAAACTAGgagttaaaaaaactaaaatcccACAGTTATCAGATACTCGATGGGTCTGCCGTTATAAGAGTTGTAACTCAGTCATCGCAAATTTTaaacctatactatatattctTGATGAAGAAATAGAATTACAAAAAGATAAAGATGTTGCCCAAGCAATAGGTCTTCtgtctacaataaaaaatgggaAATTTGTCGTATATTTGTTTGTTCTtaatgatgttttaaaaattattaacattctaAGTACTCAATTGCAATCAAAGTCTACAACTCTTGGAAAATCTAGTTCATTAGTATGTGGTGTGATTGATACTCTGAAAAATAACCGTTCagatgtatattttgataatctgTGGAATGATGTTACTATATTTTGTGAAGAACATGATGTGTCATTGGATATTCCTTCACAAg gTGGCTCTAAACGTCGTAGAAGGGAACCTACATATTTACAACAATATGCTGTACTATCAACTACTTCAGCAGAAGAATACCGTGTTAATGATGTACTAATGGgtacttcaataaataaaaattattgtaaaatgcaTTGTTTTTATCCTatacttgatattattattgtcaatatgGAAAAACAGTTTTCACCAAAAAGTATGGAAATAGCCCAATCTGTAgacaactttttaaaattaaactttaatgaAAGTTTACAATTCATTAATCATATAAGGTAA